Proteins from a single region of Pseudopedobacter saltans DSM 12145:
- a CDS encoding nucleoside-diphosphate kinase, whose translation MATNRTFTMIKPDAVSNGHIGAILNDIIAAGFKIIAMKYTSLTAETAGQFYAVHAERPFYGELVSFMSSGPIVAAILEKDNAVEDFRKLIGATDPSKAEPGTIRNKYAKSIDANAVHGSDSDENAEIEGRFFFNAFERH comes from the coding sequence ATGGCTACTAATAGAACTTTTACAATGATTAAACCTGATGCTGTCTCTAACGGACACATTGGGGCTATTTTAAATGATATTATCGCTGCAGGATTTAAAATTATTGCAATGAAATATACCAGCTTGACAGCTGAAACAGCGGGTCAGTTTTATGCCGTTCACGCTGAACGCCCATTTTACGGAGAATTAGTAAGCTTCATGTCTTCGGGCCCTATTGTAGCTGCTATTTTAGAAAAAGACAATGCGGTTGAAGACTTCAGAAAATTAATTGGTGCTACTGATCCCAGCAAAGCTGAGCCAGGAACTATACGTAACAAATACGCTAAATCGATTGATGCTAACGCTGTTCATGGTTCTGATTCGGACGAAAATGCTGAAATTGAAGGACGTTTCTTCTTCAATGCTTTCGAAAGACACTAG
- a CDS encoding ubiquinone-dependent pyruvate dehydrogenase — MSKNVSEQLVERLIDAGLKRIYAVTGDSLNHLNEAVRKSGKIEWIHVRHEEVGAYAAAAEAELDGLACCAGSCGPGHVHLINGVYDANRSHVPLLVIASTISTYEFGTDFFQETNTIKLFDDCSVYNQMITTAKQAPRILQNAIQHAISKKGAAVIGLPGDVSELPAEENMTSSQFFFTNPVIRPNDNELNQLAQLINENNKITLFCGVGAEKAYHEIIQLSNYLNAPVGYSFRGKMIIQHDNPNEIGMTGLLGLPSAYHAMHESDLVILLGTDFPYQDFMPVKNKIVQIDTAPERLGRRAILELGLCGDVADTIKALIPLLNKKEDSSFLESQLKLYAKVKENLETYVKDNGSEDNIQPEFLASTICNHADDDTIFTVDTGMSCVWGARFIRSTGRRKMLGSFNHGSMANAMPMAIGAALSHPERQVIALCGDGGLSMLLGDLATINQYKLPIKIIIFNNRALGMVRLEMQVAGLKDNATDMLNPDFAKVGEAMGIHSENIHKPEDVEEAIKRAFAHNGPYMLNVFTNPNALAMPPKIELNQIVGMTKSMAKLMLGGKMDEVFDTIKSNYKHLF; from the coding sequence ATGAGTAAAAATGTTTCGGAGCAGTTAGTTGAGAGGCTTATTGATGCAGGTCTTAAAAGAATCTATGCCGTTACAGGTGATAGCCTGAATCACTTAAATGAAGCTGTAAGGAAAAGTGGAAAGATTGAATGGATTCACGTAAGACATGAAGAAGTTGGGGCCTACGCTGCTGCCGCCGAGGCAGAACTGGATGGACTAGCTTGTTGTGCGGGAAGTTGCGGTCCGGGACATGTCCACTTGATTAATGGAGTATACGATGCCAACCGTTCCCATGTTCCGCTACTCGTAATTGCATCAACAATTAGCACCTACGAATTTGGCACCGATTTTTTTCAGGAAACAAATACAATTAAGCTTTTTGACGACTGCAGTGTGTACAATCAAATGATAACCACGGCTAAGCAAGCTCCCAGAATATTACAAAATGCGATACAACATGCCATCAGCAAAAAAGGTGCAGCGGTAATAGGCCTTCCGGGAGATGTATCTGAACTTCCGGCCGAAGAGAATATGACATCCAGTCAGTTTTTCTTTACCAATCCTGTTATCAGGCCAAATGACAATGAATTAAACCAATTAGCTCAGCTTATTAACGAAAACAACAAAATAACATTGTTCTGTGGTGTTGGTGCAGAAAAAGCATATCATGAAATTATTCAATTATCAAATTATTTAAATGCACCGGTTGGTTATTCCTTTCGTGGAAAGATGATTATTCAGCATGATAATCCCAATGAAATAGGAATGACCGGTTTACTGGGACTCCCTTCTGCTTATCATGCCATGCATGAATCTGATTTGGTTATTTTACTTGGAACGGACTTTCCTTATCAAGATTTTATGCCTGTCAAAAACAAGATTGTTCAGATAGACACCGCTCCTGAAAGATTAGGGAGAAGAGCAATATTGGAATTAGGCCTTTGTGGAGATGTAGCGGATACGATAAAAGCACTTATTCCGCTTTTAAATAAGAAGGAAGACAGTAGCTTTCTTGAAAGCCAGCTTAAACTTTACGCAAAAGTAAAAGAAAACTTAGAAACTTATGTAAAAGACAATGGCTCTGAAGACAATATACAGCCCGAATTTTTAGCCTCTACTATCTGTAATCATGCAGATGACGATACAATTTTCACGGTAGACACCGGCATGTCCTGTGTTTGGGGAGCCCGGTTTATCCGATCTACCGGAAGGAGAAAAATGCTGGGCTCTTTCAACCATGGATCTATGGCGAATGCAATGCCTATGGCAATTGGCGCGGCACTTTCGCACCCCGAAAGGCAGGTTATAGCACTTTGTGGAGATGGAGGTTTATCTATGTTATTGGGCGATCTGGCAACGATAAATCAATACAAGCTCCCGATAAAAATCATTATTTTTAACAACAGAGCATTGGGGATGGTTAGACTGGAAATGCAGGTTGCAGGATTAAAAGACAATGCAACAGATATGTTAAACCCTGATTTTGCAAAAGTTGGCGAAGCCATGGGAATACATAGTGAAAATATTCACAAACCAGAAGATGTAGAAGAGGCCATAAAAAGAGCCTTTGCTCATAACGGACCCTATATGTTAAATGTATTTACAAATCCTAATGCATTGGCTATGCCACCAAAAATAGAGTTAAACCAAATAGTTGGCATGACAAAATCTATGGCCAAATTGATGCTTGGCGGAAAAATGGACGAAGTTTTTGACACTATTAAATCCAACTATAAGCACTTATTTTAA
- a CDS encoding peptide chain release factor 3, translating into MTLEQEINKRRTFGIISHPDAGKTTLTEKLLLFGGAIQKAGTVKRNKAEKTATSDFMEIEKQRGISVATSVMGFEYNGAKINILDTPGHKDFAEDTYRTLTAVDSVILVIDCVKGVEEQTRKLMQVCRMRNTPVIVFINKMDREGKDPFDLLEEVEKELHISTRPLSWPIGMGDRFKGVYQLNNKVLNLYSANKKEISDDNILINDLSDPQLDQLIGEVPANKLREESELVEGVFEPFDVNLYRSGYLAPVFFGSAINNFGVKELLETFIQIAPFPQARESDVRMIEPIEKKFTGFIFKIHANLDPNHRDRIAFCRVTSGKFERNTFYLHTRLNKKLKFASPTSFMADSKSLVEEAYPGDVIGLYDAGNFKIGDTLTEGEKLQVLGIPSFSPEIFRELENTDPMKTKQLEKGIMQLSDEGVAQLFIVNPGNRKVIGTVGELQFEVIQFRLLHEYGASCQFRGLNYSKASWVSAENPSDMQNFLRTQASRIGFDKEDRPVFFSSSAWDLEYTAKQYPGIVFHETSEWDR; encoded by the coding sequence ATGACGTTGGAGCAAGAAATTAATAAGAGAAGAACCTTTGGTATCATCAGTCACCCCGATGCTGGAAAAACTACGCTGACAGAAAAGTTATTACTTTTTGGAGGTGCTATTCAGAAAGCGGGAACTGTTAAAAGAAACAAAGCTGAAAAAACGGCTACTTCCGATTTTATGGAAATCGAGAAACAAAGAGGAATTTCGGTTGCTACTTCTGTAATGGGATTTGAATACAACGGTGCCAAGATCAACATTCTGGACACCCCGGGTCACAAAGATTTCGCGGAAGACACTTATCGTACTTTAACAGCCGTTGATTCGGTTATTTTGGTAATCGACTGTGTGAAAGGTGTGGAGGAACAAACCAGAAAATTAATGCAGGTTTGTAGAATGCGTAACACTCCGGTTATTGTATTCATCAATAAAATGGACCGGGAGGGTAAAGATCCTTTCGATTTATTGGAAGAAGTTGAAAAGGAACTGCATATCTCAACCCGTCCTTTAAGCTGGCCTATTGGAATGGGCGATAGGTTTAAGGGTGTTTATCAATTAAACAATAAAGTTTTAAATCTTTATAGTGCAAACAAAAAGGAAATCTCTGACGATAACATTCTGATTAATGATTTATCCGATCCTCAATTGGATCAGTTGATTGGTGAGGTTCCGGCAAATAAATTACGCGAAGAATCCGAACTGGTTGAAGGTGTTTTTGAACCGTTTGACGTTAATCTGTATCGTTCTGGATATTTAGCTCCCGTATTTTTTGGTTCAGCTATTAATAATTTTGGGGTTAAAGAGCTTTTAGAAACATTTATTCAAATTGCTCCTTTCCCTCAGGCCCGTGAATCAGATGTTAGAATGATAGAGCCGATAGAAAAGAAATTCACTGGATTTATTTTCAAAATTCACGCAAACTTAGACCCAAATCACAGAGATAGGATTGCATTCTGCAGAGTCACTTCCGGAAAGTTTGAAAGAAACACTTTCTATCTTCATACGAGATTGAATAAAAAATTAAAATTTGCTTCGCCAACAAGTTTTATGGCCGATAGTAAAAGTTTGGTTGAAGAAGCCTATCCGGGAGATGTAATTGGCTTATACGACGCGGGAAACTTTAAGATTGGAGATACTTTAACAGAAGGCGAAAAATTACAGGTCTTAGGCATTCCAAGCTTTTCTCCTGAAATCTTCAGGGAATTAGAGAATACTGATCCGATGAAAACTAAACAGCTGGAAAAAGGTATTATGCAATTAAGCGATGAAGGGGTAGCTCAGCTTTTCATCGTAAATCCGGGGAACAGAAAAGTAATTGGTACAGTAGGCGAACTACAGTTTGAAGTTATCCAATTCCGTTTATTACATGAATATGGTGCTTCTTGTCAATTCAGAGGTTTAAACTATTCCAAAGCAAGCTGGGTTTCCGCAGAAAACCCTTCGGATATGCAAAACTTTTTAAGAACTCAGGCCTCAAGAATTGGTTTCGATAAGGAAGACAGACCGGTATTCTTTTCATCTTCTGCATGGGATTTGGAATATACGGCTAAACAATATCCTGGAATTGTATTCCATGAGACATCTGAGTGGGATAGATAG
- a CDS encoding protein-disulfide reductase DsbD family protein translates to MRFKFPSFFALFFVCFLQFGNLEAKNSDTVSFEGLEFVDIDENADTLDSASSKQTTLKNVSGDKENNGIKDQGTLIAKEQESRSLWSIFIAGFLGGFAALLMPCIFPMLPLTVSFFTKKSHSKAKSVSQALIYGLSIILIYVVLGLLVTVAFGADALNELSTNGIFNFVFFLLLVVFAVSFFGAFEITLPSKWINRVDEKSNKSGFTGLFFMALTLALVSFSCTGPIIGTLLVQAASMGDLLGPAIGMFGFALALAIPFALFAMFPSWLKSLPKSGGWLNSVKVVLGFLELALALKFLSNVDLAYHWNWFDREIFLVLWIVIFGLLGLYLLGKIRFSHDSPVEYVSIPRLFLAIITLSFTIYMIPGLWGAPLSSISAFLPPQATQDFDLYTPSISGGVSTVQKSNKSKKYSDIFHAPLNLDTFFDYEEGMAYAKEVDKPVMLDFTGHACVNCRKMEASVWPDKNVYSRLANDYVIIQLYVDDKTALPLEEQTISSFSGKKIKTIGNKWSDFQAAKYNANSQPYYVLLDHEGNVLVTPIGADYNAESYLKFLDSGLERFKASGR, encoded by the coding sequence TTCATCAAAGCAAACTACTTTAAAGAATGTATCCGGAGATAAAGAGAATAATGGGATAAAAGATCAAGGCACACTTATAGCAAAAGAACAGGAATCAAGGTCTCTCTGGAGTATTTTTATCGCAGGATTTTTAGGTGGATTTGCGGCTTTATTGATGCCTTGTATCTTTCCAATGCTACCATTAACGGTAAGTTTTTTTACAAAGAAAAGCCATTCAAAAGCGAAGTCGGTTAGTCAGGCACTTATTTACGGTCTCTCCATTATTTTGATTTACGTTGTTTTGGGCTTGCTGGTTACCGTAGCTTTTGGAGCTGACGCATTAAATGAGCTCTCGACAAATGGAATATTCAATTTTGTTTTTTTCCTCTTGTTAGTGGTTTTTGCGGTTTCATTCTTTGGTGCATTCGAAATTACATTGCCTTCTAAATGGATAAATCGAGTGGATGAGAAATCCAATAAAAGTGGTTTTACAGGGCTGTTTTTTATGGCTTTAACTTTGGCATTGGTTTCTTTTTCCTGTACAGGACCAATTATAGGAACTTTATTGGTGCAGGCAGCTTCGATGGGAGATTTATTGGGTCCAGCTATAGGAATGTTTGGATTTGCCTTAGCGCTTGCCATTCCATTTGCACTTTTTGCAATGTTCCCAAGTTGGCTTAAAAGTTTACCAAAATCAGGTGGCTGGCTAAACAGTGTGAAAGTAGTTTTAGGTTTTTTAGAATTGGCATTGGCACTTAAATTTTTAAGTAATGTCGATTTGGCGTATCATTGGAATTGGTTTGATCGGGAGATCTTCTTAGTATTGTGGATAGTCATATTTGGATTATTAGGGTTATATCTTTTAGGTAAGATCCGTTTCTCTCACGATTCTCCGGTTGAATATGTCTCTATTCCAAGATTGTTCCTGGCGATAATCACGCTTTCATTCACAATTTATATGATACCGGGTTTATGGGGAGCGCCTTTAAGTTCTATCTCTGCATTTTTGCCGCCTCAGGCTACGCAAGACTTTGATTTATATACTCCTTCTATTTCTGGTGGCGTTTCGACGGTACAAAAAAGCAATAAATCAAAAAAATATAGCGATATATTCCATGCACCGTTAAATCTGGATACTTTTTTCGATTATGAAGAAGGTATGGCCTATGCAAAGGAAGTTGATAAACCTGTGATGCTGGATTTTACAGGGCATGCCTGTGTGAACTGCCGTAAAATGGAAGCCAGCGTTTGGCCGGATAAGAATGTATATAGTCGTTTAGCTAATGATTATGTAATTATTCAGTTATATGTTGATGATAAGACCGCACTTCCTTTAGAAGAACAAACAATTTCTTCTTTTAGCGGAAAGAAAATAAAAACGATAGGTAATAAGTGGAGTGATTTTCAGGCCGCTAAATATAATGCCAATTCGCAACCTTATTATGTGCTTTTAGATCATGAAGGAAATGTACTTGTGACTCCCATTGGCGCTGATTATAACGCGGAAAGTTATTTGAAGTTTTTAGATAGCGGGCTCGAGAGATTTAAAGCTTCCGGGCGATAA
- a CDS encoding DHH family phosphoesterase yields the protein MTDLETLKDLLAEPRRIVITTHHRPDGDAMGSSLGLFNYFIQKGHYVKVVAPTDYPYFLHWLPNNPEVIIYTEKEEESKKLVADAELIFCLDFNTLSRINELGEEVRKSAAKKVMIDHHLEPEGFDDFRHWSISACATAQLVYDFIVNDLKDGKFINKDVATCLYTGIMTDSGSFRFPTVTSDLHRIVANLIDAGAENWRIHQLVYDNSTEGRLKFLGYCLSSKLEVLREFNTAIIYISKEEIRKFNIQVGETEGIVNYALSINGIRLAAFIVERDDKVKLSLRSTGDFPANEICKRYFDGGGHRNAAGGQSDLPLIEVVEKFKSILPEYKTLLLQ from the coding sequence ATGACTGATTTAGAAACGCTTAAGGATTTATTAGCAGAACCAAGGAGAATTGTAATTACTACGCATCACCGTCCTGATGGCGACGCAATGGGGTCTTCTTTAGGGTTGTTCAACTATTTTATTCAAAAAGGACATTATGTGAAAGTAGTTGCACCAACCGACTACCCGTATTTTTTGCATTGGTTGCCAAATAATCCAGAAGTAATTATTTATACCGAGAAAGAAGAAGAAAGTAAAAAGCTGGTTGCAGACGCCGAATTGATTTTCTGTCTGGACTTTAATACACTTTCCAGGATAAATGAATTAGGCGAAGAGGTTAGAAAATCTGCGGCTAAGAAAGTCATGATCGATCATCATCTGGAACCTGAAGGATTTGATGATTTTAGACACTGGAGTATCAGTGCCTGTGCTACCGCACAGTTGGTATATGACTTTATTGTAAATGATCTTAAAGACGGAAAATTTATCAATAAAGATGTAGCAACCTGCCTTTATACAGGAATTATGACGGATTCGGGATCTTTTCGTTTTCCTACAGTTACATCAGATTTACATCGGATTGTAGCCAATTTAATTGACGCCGGAGCCGAAAACTGGAGAATCCACCAGTTGGTTTATGATAATTCGACAGAAGGTAGACTTAAATTTTTGGGCTATTGTTTAAGCAGTAAACTGGAAGTGCTCAGGGAATTCAATACCGCAATAATTTACATTTCTAAAGAAGAAATCAGGAAATTTAATATTCAGGTTGGTGAAACTGAAGGAATAGTAAATTATGCTTTATCAATAAACGGAATCAGATTAGCCGCCTTTATAGTGGAAAGAGATGACAAAGTGAAATTATCATTAAGATCTACAGGAGATTTCCCCGCCAACGAAATTTGTAAAAGGTATTTTGACGGTGGAGGGCATAGAAATGCAGCGGGGGGGCAATCTGATTTACCTTTAATAGAAGTAGTTGAGAAATTTAAAAGTATATTGCCGGAATATAAAACCTTATTATTACAGTAA